The following nucleotide sequence is from Salvia splendens isolate huo1 chromosome 2, SspV2, whole genome shotgun sequence.
ttcatGATTATCTAAGTGTAAAGCATTTTTCTCAGAAACAGCACTAGCACACTGGTCGTTTATCTGATCAAACTTTCTTTGAGCACACTTAGAGACAAGGTCTTTCTCCTGCTGAGCCAACTTCGAGCATGAATCAAATAAAGCATTTAACTGAATGAAATTTTCTGAAAATGCCAGGCTTTTCCTCTCCAGTTCTTTGAACTTCTCAACAAGCATAGTCACAAATTCTTCTAGATTCTTGACCTCCAGGAGTGCAAGTTGCAATCTGTCAGAAAAATCATCTCTGCTGGACAACAGGTCCttgttttctctctccaatttatACCTCTTCTTTCTGCGTCACTTTAAGCTTCGCATTTTCCGATTTGCAATTTCTCTTCCAGTACAGATATTTGCTCCGTCAGTTTCTTGAGCTTAGAATTCTACATTTTAGGATATCAAAAGATACTTCAAAAAATCCTGCAGTCCATTAACTTGGATCTCAGTATTTGGTTTGAATACTATAGAAGAGACTGTGCATACAAGAATATTATAGGATGATTAAATCTAGAAACAATTCGTATAAGCATATGCACGACCATCTAATACTGATATATGCACATCAAGTATATGCATGAACATCAAATATTGATATACGCgcatcattaaaataataaaaaaatttgaaaaatgataGGAATTGTAATGCGTAGAGAAGTTAACAACAGACATATACGTTTGTTCTCATATTACCGCCAATTCAAGGTCAGTTCTCGCAGAAGCTTGCTCTCTGACCAATTTTTCTGGAGAAAGATGAGAAATCAGACAATTTATCAAAATCCTCATAAAATCGGTAAAATCTGCCGAGCAATGAAGAAATTCAACGAAAGGCCAGTACAACCTGCTGTGAGCTTCAGATTGGCAAAACTGCCCGTAGAAACAGACTCTGGAGTTCCAAGGGAAGCATTTGGCATAATCTTCTTGTTCGAAGCTCTGGAACTAGATCCAGACAAAGATTTGAACTGTTCCAGGCTTCTAATGCCTGACAAGCCTAGAAGTCTACTCATTGTGAAGTCACCAACGAAATCCACAGCACAACGCCAAAGCGATCTCAAACCTTCACATTCCACAATTCTAACATTTCAATCGGAATATATAACGGAAACAATCACTTAGAGCAGTAATTTAATGAATCAAGTAACAGAGACGAGAGGAAATACGATAGAGAAACTTCGTTTGCAATGGTAATAAAAAATCGAACCTATAGAGAATCAGGTTTTTTACCTCTGCAGTGAACAAAAACCCTAAGAATCCAAACCGAAGAGCGTCCTCGCCGAGAGGATTTTTTGCAGGAGCAGAGATGAGAAACGACGATCCAAATGAATTTGGCGCCAAGCAACTGGTATTTATAGGCACCGCGCACCTATGTTGTGGCATTCGTcgtaaaataatttttttattttctagtatTTCTCAAAACTAAAACTTTAACTTCgtagcatctccagtggttctggacatgcaatagtcCTCTCATAACcttgccactgccacatcagcagcactaaaatcctcttgccacatcatctagacatgcaactggacatgcaatagcccagccacatcactcaattatgaaaaacaaacaattaacaatcacacaaaatacggaattaaatatacgacacatatacgcgaaaatatactattttcatttaaattaaaaagtacatttaaaaaaattacataattttaaataaaaactaaagcCTTGCAATTCTCCTCGCACACAactctttaattaaatccttttggagtcgaatatgagcatccgtttgacgcatgtcggcatgtgcttggaggagggcttcttcatcgtgaggtaccccacctcgtacgttggcggcggcgacaccgtggcttggacctgcttcattatcgtcgttggcccaattagtcagttgtacaccttcatcttccacaatcatgttgtgcatgataatacatgcgtacattatatcagcaatgcagtcgacattccacaaacgcgttggtcccttaactgcagcccatcgagcctgaagcacaccaaatgcacgctccacgtcctttcgcgccgactcctgccgcgtcgcaaagtaggccttcttcgcatctgatgagcaccggatcgtcttcacaaagacgggccacctagggtatacccatccgccaagtagtagctcatatcatgctggttgccgttggcgacaaaactgatggccggaccgacgccctggcactactcgttgaaaaggggcgacgagttgaggacgtttaggtcgttgttcgaaccggctatcccaaaatacgcatgtcgAATctacagccggtaatcagctacggcctcgaggatcatcgtgggattctttcccttgtagccggtcgtgtagaaccccttctaggcagcgggacagttcttccactcccaatgcatacaatctatgctgcctaacattcccaggaacccatgctgatccccgtgcatccgcagcagatcccggcaatcttcgggggtaggctttcggagatactgatcaccgaatacttcaatcacgccctgacagaaatacttcatacattcaatggtagtcgtctcaccgatgtggaggtattcgtcccacatgtctgccgaagtcccgtaggccaactgcctaattgccgcagtgcacttttgaataggggtgtggccaggtctgccagccgcatcgtgcctgaagcggaaatacagatatcgatgctccaaagcgttaacaatatgcataaacaagtcccgcctcatcctaaaacgacgcctgaaatggttggcgttaaaacgcggctcctctgcgaagtaatctgtgaacaggcgctgatgtgcagctacatgatcacgatcaaccacttctcgacggtggacaactggtcgtgggcgaggcaccgccggctgcatataactctacagccatcgatcaacctcacgtcTCGTATAGgtatctagctcttcgttcatcatacgctcgtactcatcagcatccccaccacggccaccaccactaccactggcattactcatttctcgttgttgatcttgtacagaaattaagatagagagagtactcgttaaaacaagtggtgcgaatgaaaatgacgtccaaagcgcgtatgtatagtgtttcgaaaaattaaaaaaaaaaattaaaaatctgatCAGCGTGAGAATCGGCGTGCCGGTGccgacgccgccattggagatgctctcatAGATCATCCGTCATCCGTAATTAAAGAActatattaattggattaattcattagaatttataaatattcaaataatattacTACATTCCGcctaaatttaattattcaaaattaGAATCTGTTAATTAACAAAAGATTTAGTTCTCAGTGTGCCTCTTTTCCAATATCAAATGCACTTTAGTTAATCGAAAATATGTagattttactttttttctaaaacgagtaaataaatttaaatttaaaagccAAACTACGAAGAATTCGAATATGAGGCCTTCATTAACCTATGATCCCATTAACGCTAGTTTTAACTATTAATAGTACACTTTGTAGGCATTACAGAGACTTCTGTAGGAGCTCACACGTATGATGTGCACGCAATTAATTAAACAGATTAATACTAACTATgatgattaaattttaattatagtaattTAGTATACTTAATAAGTAAGATGTATAGTTGCCGGTAAATTGTATCGTTTAAGAGTAGCTGTAGATGATGCGGGTGCCATCAGTTACCATTAGTTACAGATATTAGTATATTAATAGGGATTATAGGTTTTAATTAGTGTCTATAAAATCTTGTCTACTGCATCTATTGGCTACTACAAGAGCAACAAAATCGAGTCCTTTTATTTAgaatttttgtttcttttcctttcttttttaaCAATAAATACATTTCAAAATTATGTATAAATAGGAAAATGGATTATAGAAGGTGAGGCCTTTACATTTGGCGTTCGCTACTGGGATTATAGCataaaaaccataaatcaacaGCCAAAAGGGGTATGTATGTAACTATACAACAACTAATAGCAATGTAAACCAATAACGAAACAAAATCTTACAGAATATTTTCTATCTAATCCAGATTGTTAATATAGGGAtgcaaaatataaatattttgagCATATACTATTATAATCAAGATTTCAGTAAACAGTAAGTAGGAAAATGAAGGCAAATCTCTCAAGGGTAGAGCCTAGACAACAGAGTATCGGCCAGGTTGCGCTGAGCCTGGAAGCGATGAAGCTTGGTTTGTGATCTCCTCCAAGACCCTCTTGAGATCTGCCTTTGCCCTTTTGACAGACTGCTCCGTCGGGCCCTCAATAAACAAGTATAATTTCCTCTCTCCCGGCCCTGCAATCTTCCCCGGCGGGTAGTACTGGCCTCGAGTCGTGATGGCTGCTCCCGTCCATTCCGATATCGGACCCAGGGTTTCCTTGTGTGTCACCTTCCAACGGGCGTTCTGAGGGAAGTCATTTATCTCCAGCTCTGCTTCATAGTGTTCAGGCATCGAGTCTGCCTGAATCTTTGCCAAGTTATGCTGCAGATTCATGAGCGCTGCCAGAGCTGCTGCTTTGGCTGCTGCATCGTTGCCGCCCGTAGGAAGCCCACCTCCGGGGATTACAGCAGATGCCGCAATACCACCATTTTGAAAGAGCTGCCCAGACGTCATGGGAGCTGTTACTGAAGCAGCAGCACTTGCTTTGGTAGCAGAAGCCAAAGCTTGAGCAAGTGCAGCTTGGTGAGACATGTCACCACCTGCTTTTCTAATCCCTTCGTCTTCATCGTCCGAATCTGATTTATCCTCCTCAAAACCATACTCCTTCGCCTGAGCTTTCTTTGCGGCTCGCCTGGCTTCATCCTCCTCTTCGTTAAATTTGAAACCAGTACCACCGTAGCCAGTCCCATGGGCTTGCTCAAGCCCTTGATTCACCTTGGCCATGAAGCCATCAGCTAAGGCCTTGAGGTCTTCGGGCACACTCTGTTCCGATAATTCTAAGGCTTTCACTAGATCAGGTCCGTATCTTGCATCTTCCTCTGAGATAAATGTGATAGCACACCCCTTTTTACCAGCTCGGCCAGTTCTACCAACACGATGGACATAGTCTTCGTAATGGTTAGGGACATCAAAATTAACGACTAGTTCAAGATCTTTGACATCTAAACCTCTAGCAGCAATACTTGTGGCAATCAATATATTGCAAACATTACTCTTAAAATCAGCTAATGTGGATTCACGATCTGTTTGATCCTTTCCCCCATGAAGTGATACACACGGATATCCAGATTTAAGTAAATCCTTAAACAGTGCATCGCACTTCTCTTGTGTATGGACAAAAATTAGTATCTTCCCCTTCTCATACCATTCTCCAAGTAGTTCCAAGAGTCTAAGGAACCTATCACTCTCAGGCCTAACCTCAACCAGTTGGGTAATGTCCTTGTTCACAACACTCCTACCACCTACCTGAAGTTCAACAGGTTTATTCAATACTTTACGAGCCAAAATCTCAACTTGGCGAGGGAAAGTAGCAGAAAATAGCACAGTTTGCCGATCAGGTCTTGTATTTTGGACGATTCTTGTTATTTGAGGCTCAAAACCCATATCAAACATCCGATCAGCCTCATCCATGACCAAGTAAGTGACACGACGCAGATTAGTAATTTTACCACCACTAGTACATAATATATCAATCATTCTACCTGGGGTGCAAACAACAATCTCAGCCCCTCGCTTCAGTTCACTAATCTGCTGAGCAACCCCAGAACCTCCATACACAGGCACACAGCTGAGGCCGAAAGCCTTTGTGAATTTCTTTATATCACTATGGATTTGCTGGACAAGCTCCCTTGTCGGAGCCATAATAAGCCCGATAGGCCCATCACCTGACATCAGAGGAGGCTGATCCTTAATGTGTCGCAGCATGGGCAGGACAAAGGCTAAGGTTTTCCCAGATCCAGTTTTTGCAATACCTATGCAGTCCCGACCACTCATAATTACGGGCAAGGCTTGCGCTTGAATCGGCATTGGCTTCTCATAATTGAGCTTCTTAATAGTA
It contains:
- the LOC121786445 gene encoding DEAD-box ATP-dependent RNA helicase 42-like; translation: MEEPKSKSRRDGSETDEVKANQHREDRKREKERNGERHKNRDRDSRHEREKSVDDKYRDKEVKREKERNGERHKNRERNRDRDSRHEREKSVDDKYRDKEKHKSKRHDKEQEQERGRNHDDERPRDKAKGRERERREKTRDREGERKDRERKHEKEKRRDRDRSHSSDDDVKDHERKRRKKEEDHQTRDSEQNSKAIRHRDDSEDNNSSRKKGNVDSEDKKEKSWEQDLAEEQQRLDDEMEKRRRRVQEWQELRRKKEESEIEKHGVPVTHEPESGKTWTLEGESDDEEAGPQERETMDVDEDEDATMKPVAEDMSVDSANEAAPSMQSVGDNAVDDEEIDPLDAFMNSMVLPEVEKLNNIVPSASNDSGPELVEKNGKMNSENTKKGKNRYMGRIIPGDNSDSDYGEVENEEDSSEEEDDEEFMKRVKKTKVEKLSIVDHSKIDYPPFRKNFYIEVKEISKMTSEEVAAHRKQLELKIHGKDVPKPVKAWHHTGLATKILDTIKKLNYEKPMPIQAQALPVIMSGRDCIGIAKTGSGKTLAFVLPMLRHIKDQPPLMSGDGPIGLIMAPTRELVQQIHSDIKKFTKAFGLSCVPVYGGSGVAQQISELKRGAEIVVCTPGRMIDILCTSGGKITNLRRVTYLVMDEADRMFDMGFEPQITRIVQNTRPDRQTVLFSATFPRQVEILARKVLNKPVELQVGGRSVVNKDITQLVEVRPESDRFLRLLELLGEWYEKGKILIFVHTQEKCDALFKDLLKSGYPCVSLHGGKDQTDRESTLADFKSNVCNILIATSIAARGLDVKDLELVVNFDVPNHYEDYVHRVGRTGRAGKKGCAITFISEEDARYGPDLVKALELSEQSVPEDLKALADGFMAKVNQGLEQAHGTGYGGTGFKFNEEEDEARRAAKKAQAKEYGFEEDKSDSDDEDEGIRKAGGDMSHQAALAQALASATKASAAASVTAPMTSGQLFQNGGIAASAVIPGGGLPTGGNDAAAKAAALAALMNLQHNLAKIQADSMPEHYEAELEINDFPQNARWKVTHKETLGPISEWTGAAITTRGQYYPPGKIAGPGERKLYLFIEGPTEQSVKRAKADLKRVLEEITNQASSLPGSAQPGRYSVV